One window of the Gammaproteobacteria bacterium genome contains the following:
- a CDS encoding transposase yields MTPDDSARAAPAEDRLLGQRETPTTSAAGATGTKPSLRHVGVRVRLYPNRTQAEAMEQCAEALRSLWNLLLAHGIRHHEERGKVMTAKEREVFAGQWNRATGRIYPSNAVYRIAREVGDAYRHWHLGLEAGRKAGLPAFKKRGNPPGIYMHNEVLRFDGSRVRLPRFGWMRWRGGSLPSCRLPGGKRRATRGLLSGRVRMDAGCWMLSCVFECGPLAEAVPAADAVGVALGINDLATICDSRGQVTVVRSEKWLGRAEKRLKRLQRSVARCKRDSNRRAKAKRSMAVLHRRVRHQRLDAIHKATTAIVEAAGHITIEALPIREMMGDPRLAKALANSGLGEFLRQIRYKAEWHGRTVTEVSTSFARSQVCSSCGHRNEDMRGLGNRPFACAKCGYNTGSAVNAAQSLLRYGARYAGTGGHGPERTGRPQSPKPRLRGRSRNRESRRPGRRTRMPESSPLQSSRQGAPKDVGSRDRLPKPDPAQGPPRLVGCPTET; encoded by the coding sequence ATGACGCCTGACGATTCCGCCCGCGCCGCTCCCGCCGAAGACCGGTTGCTCGGGCAGCGGGAAACGCCGACCACCTCCGCGGCCGGGGCCACGGGAACGAAGCCCTCGCTCCGCCATGTCGGCGTTCGCGTGCGCCTGTATCCGAACCGGACTCAGGCCGAAGCGATGGAGCAGTGTGCCGAAGCTCTTCGAAGCCTCTGGAATCTGCTGCTCGCCCACGGCATCCGGCACCATGAGGAGCGCGGCAAGGTCATGACCGCCAAGGAGCGCGAAGTGTTCGCAGGCCAGTGGAACCGGGCCACCGGCCGCATCTATCCCAGTAACGCCGTTTACCGGATTGCGCGCGAAGTGGGCGATGCCTACCGGCACTGGCACCTGGGGCTCGAAGCCGGACGCAAGGCCGGGCTCCCCGCGTTCAAGAAGCGGGGAAACCCTCCTGGCATCTACATGCACAACGAGGTCCTGCGCTTCGACGGCAGCCGTGTCCGGCTCCCGAGATTCGGCTGGATGCGGTGGCGGGGCGGGAGCCTGCCTTCCTGCCGGCTGCCTGGGGGCAAGCGCCGCGCGACGCGCGGCCTGCTGTCCGGTCGCGTCCGGATGGATGCCGGGTGCTGGATGCTGTCGTGCGTTTTCGAGTGCGGGCCGCTTGCCGAGGCGGTGCCCGCTGCGGACGCCGTCGGCGTGGCCCTGGGCATCAACGACCTGGCAACCATTTGCGACTCGCGCGGGCAAGTCACCGTCGTCCGTTCCGAAAAGTGGCTGGGCCGCGCGGAGAAGCGTCTCAAGCGGCTCCAGAGGTCCGTTGCGCGATGCAAGCGGGACAGCAATCGACGCGCGAAGGCGAAGCGCAGCATGGCGGTCCTACACCGAAGGGTCCGTCATCAGCGGCTCGATGCGATTCACAAGGCCACAACGGCGATCGTCGAGGCCGCCGGGCACATCACGATCGAGGCATTGCCGATCCGCGAGATGATGGGCGATCCGCGCTTGGCAAAGGCGCTGGCGAACTCCGGCCTGGGCGAGTTCCTTCGCCAGATCCGGTACAAAGCCGAGTGGCACGGCCGGACCGTGACGGAAGTCAGCACCTCGTTTGCCCGCTCGCAGGTCTGCTCCAGCTGCGGTCACCGGAACGAGGACATGCGCGGACTCGGAAACCGGCCTTTCGCGTGCGCGAAATGTGGCTACAATACAGGTAGTGCCGTGAATGCGGCGCAGAGCCTCTTGCGGTACGGCGCGAGGTACGCCGGAACCGGGGGCCACGGCCCCGAACGCACGGGGAGACCGCAGTCGCCGAAGCCTCGGCTTCGGGGCCGGTCGCGGAACCGTGAATCGCGTCGTCCCGGTCGGCGGACGCGAATGCCGGAATCGTCACCGTTACAATCCTCACGGCAGGGCGCCCCAAAGGATGTCGGAAGCCGGGATCGTCTACCGAAGCCCGACCCAGCCCAGGGGCCTCCGAGACTGGTCGGGTGCCCCACGGAAACCTGA
- a CDS encoding M66 family metalloprotease yields the protein MTVTPAVAALTAPDATVQLNARVLDGNGRAMSQVAVIWTSVRPEVATVGASGLVAATGNGTTTVTATVGAAAGTATVTVAVEHGDRAALAALHAATDGPNWADDENWLGDGPLGEWRGVETDAFGQVVRLDLGGHQDGETGEWVSHGLRGPIPRELGRLAGLTSLNLRANALSGPIPPELGNLDDLEELWLDGNRLQGPIPLELGRLAGLTSLSLSGNALDGPVPPELGALAGLEGLWLDGNRLEGPIPPELGSLAHLRGLSLSGNALDGPVPAELGGLRRLEFLHLDGNALTGALPRSLVRIGGLVRLRFERNDGLCAPGTAEFTAWLDGIGELGGGPFCNEADRAALAALHAAAGGEAWADSEGWLHGAALAGWHGVETDSLGRVATLDLAGNGLAGRLPAGLGDLAALTALRVGDNALSGRLPRTLLDLPLGELDYAGTELCAPADEAFRVWLDAIAVVRRTGAECAPATDREILEMLHDATGGRDWIDSRNWLTETPLGEWRGVEVDDQGRVVELRLWDNGLAGRLPPELGDLTHLEYLQFSDNGLTGAIPPEFAGLSGLTHLALDGNALSGPIPPELGDLPALEELRVENNDLSGLLPSELGGLASLRGLGLTDNPRLAGPLPTELTSLGRLERLLAGGTALCAPADPAFAAWLDGVHTRRVAPCAEREAPAAYLVQAVQSRAFPVPLVAGARALLRVFPTAARAAGAGVPAVRARFFVDGRETHVEYVPGKTVAIPERVDEGSLATSASAEIPGSVVRPGLEMVVEVDPDETLDPALGVARRIPATGRLAVDVRALPPLELTVVPFLWAQAPDSSILDTVREMAADPEADALLADVRALLPVGALEVTAHEPVLSSSNDARRLMEETEAIRALEGGGGHYLGTMAGPVTGPSGTAFLPGRAGFSIPQSGTIAHELGHNLGLSHAPCGGAGDPDPSFPHPDGSAGAWGYDFARGELVRPSIPDLMTYCGPPDGISDYHFANALRYRLFEAHAAVVPAASARSLLLWGGADADGAPFLNPVFVVEAPPALPDSAGAYTLTGRTAGGTELFSFRFAMPRAADGDGGSSFAFVLPAEVGWAGELTGIALAGPGGTFALNADSDIPMAILRDPRTGRVRGFLREVPLPARAAMGAAERSGAGPELEVLFSRGLPDAAAWRR from the coding sequence GTGACGGTCACGCCCGCGGTCGCGGCGCTCACGGCGCCGGACGCGACCGTGCAGTTGAACGCGCGCGTGCTCGACGGCAACGGGCGGGCGATGTCCCAGGTGGCGGTGATCTGGACGAGCGTGCGCCCCGAGGTCGCGACGGTCGGCGCGTCGGGGCTGGTGGCGGCGACCGGCAACGGGACGACCACGGTCACGGCGACGGTCGGCGCGGCCGCGGGTACGGCAACGGTGACGGTGGCGGTGGAGCATGGGGACCGGGCGGCGCTGGCCGCGCTGCACGCGGCGACGGACGGACCGAACTGGGCCGACGACGAGAACTGGCTGGGCGACGGACCGCTGGGCGAGTGGCGCGGGGTGGAGACGGACGCGTTCGGCCAGGTCGTCCGCCTGGACCTCGGCGGCCACCAGGACGGGGAGACCGGAGAGTGGGTGTCGCACGGCCTGCGGGGCCCGATCCCGCGCGAGCTCGGGCGTCTCGCGGGCTTGACGTCGCTGAACCTGCGTGCCAACGCGCTGTCGGGTCCGATCCCTCCGGAGCTGGGGAATCTCGACGACCTCGAAGAGCTGTGGCTCGACGGCAACCGGCTCCAGGGTCCGATCCCTCTGGAACTGGGGCGTCTCGCGGGCCTGACATCGCTGAGCCTGAGCGGGAACGCGCTCGACGGTCCGGTTCCTCCGGAGTTGGGCGCCCTCGCCGGTCTGGAGGGGCTGTGGCTCGACGGCAACCGGCTCGAAGGTCCGATCCCACCGGAGCTGGGGAGCCTCGCGCACCTGAGGGGGCTTTCGCTGAGCGGGAACGCGCTCGACGGTCCGGTCCCCGCGGAGCTGGGCGGTCTCAGGCGCCTGGAGTTCCTGCACCTCGACGGCAACGCACTGACGGGCGCGCTCCCGCGGAGCCTCGTGCGGATCGGCGGGCTGGTGCGCCTCCGTTTCGAGCGGAACGACGGTCTCTGCGCGCCGGGCACCGCCGAGTTCACGGCCTGGCTGGACGGGATCGGGGAACTCGGGGGAGGCCCGTTCTGCAACGAGGCGGACCGGGCGGCGCTGGCCGCGCTGCACGCGGCGGCGGGCGGCGAGGCCTGGGCCGACTCGGAGGGCTGGCTGCACGGCGCGGCGCTCGCGGGGTGGCACGGGGTCGAGACCGACTCCCTGGGCCGCGTCGCGACCCTCGACCTGGCCGGCAACGGGCTCGCGGGGCGGCTACCGGCAGGTCTGGGCGACCTGGCGGCGCTGACGGCGCTGCGCGTCGGCGACAACGCGCTGTCCGGACGGTTGCCGCGCACCCTGCTCGATCTGCCGCTGGGCGAGCTGGACTACGCCGGCACGGAATTGTGCGCCCCGGCGGACGAGGCGTTCCGGGTGTGGCTGGACGCCATCGCCGTGGTGCGGCGCACCGGGGCGGAGTGCGCGCCCGCCACGGACCGGGAAATCCTCGAGATGCTCCACGACGCGACGGGCGGGCGCGACTGGATCGACTCGCGGAACTGGCTCACCGAGACTCCGCTCGGCGAGTGGCGCGGGGTCGAAGTGGACGACCAGGGGCGGGTTGTCGAACTGCGGCTTTGGGACAACGGGCTGGCGGGTCGGCTGCCGCCCGAGCTCGGCGATCTGACGCACCTGGAATACCTGCAGTTCAGCGACAACGGCCTCACGGGTGCCATCCCGCCGGAGTTCGCCGGCCTGTCCGGCCTCACACACCTGGCGCTCGACGGCAACGCGCTCTCCGGACCGATTCCGCCGGAGCTTGGCGACCTCCCGGCCCTGGAGGAACTGCGGGTCGAGAACAACGATCTGTCGGGCCTGCTGCCATCCGAACTCGGTGGCCTCGCAAGCCTGCGCGGGTTGGGGCTCACGGACAACCCCCGGCTGGCGGGGCCATTGCCCACCGAACTGACGTCGCTCGGCCGGCTCGAGCGGCTCCTGGCCGGAGGCACGGCGTTGTGCGCGCCCGCGGACCCCGCCTTCGCAGCGTGGCTCGATGGGGTCCACACGCGCCGCGTCGCGCCCTGCGCCGAACGGGAGGCGCCGGCAGCGTACCTGGTGCAGGCGGTGCAGTCGCGCGCGTTTCCGGTCCCGCTGGTCGCGGGCGCGCGGGCGCTGCTGCGCGTGTTCCCGACGGCGGCGCGGGCCGCGGGCGCCGGCGTTCCGGCGGTTCGGGCCCGGTTCTTCGTCGACGGCCGGGAGACACACGTGGAGTACGTTCCGGGCAAAACCGTAGCGATCCCGGAACGGGTCGACGAGGGCTCGCTCGCCACGTCGGCCAGCGCCGAGATCCCGGGGAGCGTGGTGAGGCCCGGTCTCGAGATGGTCGTCGAGGTCGACCCGGACGAGACGCTCGATCCCGCGCTGGGCGTCGCGCGGCGGATCCCCGCGACCGGGCGGCTGGCGGTCGACGTGCGGGCCCTGCCGCCGCTCGAGCTGACGGTCGTTCCGTTCCTGTGGGCGCAGGCGCCGGACTCCTCGATCCTGGACACGGTCCGGGAGATGGCGGCGGACCCGGAGGCCGACGCGCTCCTCGCGGACGTGCGCGCGCTTCTCCCGGTGGGCGCGCTCGAGGTGACGGCGCACGAGCCCGTGCTGAGCTCGAGCAACGACGCTCGCCGCCTGATGGAGGAGACGGAGGCGATCCGCGCGCTGGAGGGCGGGGGCGGCCACTACCTGGGCACGATGGCGGGCCCGGTGACGGGGCCTTCCGGGACGGCGTTCCTTCCCGGCCGGGCGGGCTTCTCGATCCCCCAGTCGGGCACCATCGCGCACGAACTCGGCCACAACCTGGGTCTCAGCCACGCGCCGTGCGGGGGCGCGGGCGACCCGGACCCCTCATTCCCCCACCCGGACGGATCGGCCGGCGCCTGGGGCTACGACTTCGCGCGCGGTGAACTGGTGCGTCCCTCGATCCCAGACCTGATGACGTACTGCGGTCCACCCGACGGGATCAGCGACTACCACTTCGCCAACGCGCTTCGCTACCGGCTGTTCGAGGCGCACGCGGCGGTGGTTCCGGCCGCCTCGGCGAGGTCGCTCCTGCTGTGGGGCGGTGCGGACGCCGACGGCGCGCCGTTCCTGAACCCGGTCTTCGTGGTCGAGGCGCCGCCGGCGCTCCCGGACTCGGCCGGCGCGTACACGCTGACGGGCCGGACCGCGGGCGGGACCGAGCTCTTCTCGTTCCGCTTCGCGATGCCCCGCGCGGCCGACGGCGACGGTGGCTCCAGCTTTGCGTTCGTGCTGCCGGCGGAGGTCGGCTGGGCCGGCGAACTGACCGGCATCGCCCTCGCCGGCCCCGGCGGAACGTTCGCTCTGAACGCCGACAGCGACATCCCGATGGCCATCCTGCGCGACCCGCGCACCGGCCGGGTGCGGGGCTTTCTGCGCGAGGTGCCGCTTCCGGCGCGGGCCGCGATGGGCGCGGCGGAGCGGTCCGGGGCGGGACCGGAGCTCGAGGTGCTGTTCAGCCGCGGACTGCCGGATGCGGCGGCGTGGCGGCGATGA
- a CDS encoding fibronectin type III domain-containing protein — protein MIRNTLGPLARFLMVATAVAWWGPSGAAAVAAQVQPTVPAPPQNLTATRLSSTAIFLRWEEPDDGGSAITGYLIEASTNGLTGWITIEDDTGVTNGYTHRGLSPGTTLFYRVAAINDEGTSGYSNVASTTTTGSTETPSAPLNLRATIAGLIATLTWNAPTSNGGSAITGYEIDVSADSGEWTRLADKPATATGHVGAVTPGVASTTFRVRAVNANGAGIPEFVTVTTGSTGTPSVPLNLTAVAAGPTIINLDWDAPSSPAGSAFTYEVQVSADGGISWGSPQTASQTSFRHTGLPVGTTRHYRVRARNANGFGPWTSPPVSATTDAGTPGPPRDLTANADGASVIELDWRAPSDAGGAAVTGYWIEWSANGVIWDVLERNHRATGYRDEGLSPGTTRHYRVAAINRHGQGDWSEEAQATTSRPPGRPTGLTARAQGTSRIELDWTAPTGGGPVTGYWIEWSSTGTGGWTRRVRNSRATSYTDTGLSAGTTRHYRVAAINAAGEGPWSRVVQATTDDLTVPGAPTSLTVVPNGLTGSTELRLTWRPPANTGGSPITGYSIQWSPSARGPWRFLVPGPTGTATTYVDEGLAPNTTRYYRVRALNAQGQGNPSTAVRGTTDAARPGRPRNLRARAAGPTSITLAWEAPASDGGERITAYTIRVRGPDGNWNTIPRNTGPQETTFEHTGLQPASAYRYQVAAINRLGAGQWSFEASTSTYAQAPGAPTGLTARAVGTSRIDLSWSAPRDTGGAPILGYRIEASDDGGGTWRIVRRNTTSKGTTFSDVNLQPATTRHYRVAALNTAGTGPFSNTARATTEATVPGTPRSLDAEADGTSRIELSWRAPTSDGGSRITGYRIEVSEDGGTRWADLVANTRNTRTTYAHTGLEPATRRHYRVSAINREGVGRASRAASAITDATVPDAPTGLTATAVSPTQIDLFWLAPAYDGGAPVTGYRIEASENGTAWTDLRTNTQSRATAFQHTGLLPGSTRHYRVSAINRVGAGAASDTASAATDDPIGRAGRLNTRVLPHVASAMTSSTVSAIARRVDAVAGGTGMARRVETNGLSSMAASLSAPDAGGLGPAQGGRAGLAALFGGTSFTMPLGGSDAQQQSATGTQLASWGAGEYHHLGEPGQSALDWKGGMVSAHAGIDARVGTDLLAGVAGSYSSGSFDFTDRTGARPVRGTYGATMASVHPYMAWFSGGGVASVWGSAGLGRGDVEVDDEREGFRTAPASLLTGAGGASYRLLTRGAGGVRVRAEGWYGAVTVDGNAQIEEVTLEMQRGKLALELTQGFRAAAGQEMAVLLEGGMRYDNGDGVTGASAEVGGGLRYTNPGLGVTAEGRGRFVISARAGYEEWGMGGTLMFDPATRGQGLSIRVAPSYGDHTSGVNRLWERGVTDAVGGHGPGMGPDVDGEVAYGIAGFHGTPYGGFHLGRSGTRAFSSGVRYELGSGVGLRLEGTRRESGLGAPQHTVGVRGRLRFR, from the coding sequence ATGATTCGGAACACACTGGGCCCGCTGGCCCGCTTCCTCATGGTTGCCACCGCGGTGGCGTGGTGGGGGCCGTCCGGAGCGGCCGCCGTCGCGGCTCAGGTTCAGCCCACGGTACCTGCGCCGCCGCAGAACCTGACGGCGACGCGCCTCAGCTCCACCGCCATCTTTCTCCGCTGGGAGGAGCCCGATGACGGCGGGAGTGCGATCACCGGCTACCTGATCGAGGCGTCCACCAACGGTCTTACGGGCTGGATCACCATCGAGGACGATACTGGTGTGACCAACGGCTACACGCATCGCGGTCTCAGTCCAGGCACCACCCTGTTCTATCGCGTCGCTGCGATCAACGATGAGGGGACGAGCGGCTACTCGAACGTGGCCTCGACCACCACAACGGGGAGCACGGAGACGCCTTCGGCACCACTCAATCTAAGGGCAACCATAGCCGGCTTGATCGCCACCCTCACCTGGAACGCACCGACCTCGAACGGCGGGAGCGCGATCACCGGCTACGAGATCGACGTGTCCGCGGACAGCGGAGAGTGGACTCGGTTGGCGGATAAGCCCGCCACCGCGACCGGCCATGTGGGCGCGGTGACGCCGGGCGTTGCCAGCACTACTTTCCGGGTCAGAGCCGTAAACGCCAACGGCGCGGGAATCCCGGAGTTCGTGACCGTCACCACAGGGAGCACGGGGACGCCTTCGGTACCACTCAATCTCACGGCGGTCGCGGCCGGACCCACCATCATCAACCTGGATTGGGACGCGCCGTCCTCGCCCGCCGGGAGCGCGTTCACCTACGAGGTTCAAGTGTCCGCTGATGGCGGCATAAGCTGGGGCTCGCCCCAAACCGCGAGCCAGACCTCGTTCCGGCACACGGGGCTCCCGGTGGGCACGACCCGCCACTACCGGGTCAGGGCAAGGAACGCCAACGGCTTCGGGCCCTGGACCTCTCCCCCGGTGAGCGCCACGACGGACGCCGGGACGCCGGGACCGCCCCGCGACCTGACCGCCAACGCCGACGGCGCGTCGGTGATCGAGTTGGACTGGCGGGCACCGAGCGATGCGGGAGGCGCGGCGGTCACGGGCTACTGGATCGAGTGGTCGGCCAACGGCGTCATCTGGGATGTCCTCGAACGCAACCATCGAGCTACCGGTTACAGGGACGAGGGTCTCTCACCCGGCACCACCCGGCATTACCGAGTCGCGGCGATCAACCGGCATGGACAGGGCGACTGGTCGGAGGAGGCGCAGGCCACGACGAGCCGCCCTCCGGGGAGACCGACGGGCCTCACGGCCCGAGCTCAGGGAACGTCGAGGATCGAGCTCGACTGGACCGCCCCCACGGGCGGGGGCCCGGTCACCGGCTACTGGATCGAGTGGTCGAGCACGGGAACCGGCGGGTGGACGCGGCGCGTGAGGAATTCCAGGGCCACCTCATACACCGACACCGGCCTGAGCGCCGGCACCACCCGTCATTACCGCGTTGCAGCGATCAACGCGGCAGGCGAGGGCCCGTGGTCGAGGGTCGTCCAGGCGACCACCGACGATCTCACCGTTCCGGGCGCGCCCACGAGCCTCACGGTAGTCCCGAACGGCCTCACGGGAAGCACCGAGCTCCGCCTCACCTGGAGGCCCCCGGCCAACACCGGTGGGAGCCCCATCACCGGCTACAGCATCCAGTGGTCTCCCAGCGCCCGCGGGCCATGGCGCTTCCTCGTGCCCGGCCCCACCGGCACGGCCACCACCTATGTGGACGAAGGCCTCGCCCCCAACACGACCCGGTACTATCGGGTGCGCGCGCTCAACGCCCAGGGGCAGGGGAACCCCTCGACCGCGGTCAGGGGCACCACCGATGCCGCACGGCCCGGCCGGCCCCGGAACCTGCGCGCGCGGGCGGCGGGACCGACCAGCATCACCCTCGCCTGGGAGGCGCCTGCCAGCGACGGCGGGGAGCGGATCACGGCCTACACCATTCGGGTGCGCGGCCCGGACGGAAACTGGAACACGATCCCCCGCAACACGGGTCCGCAGGAGACGACCTTCGAGCACACGGGCCTACAGCCGGCCAGCGCCTACCGGTACCAGGTGGCGGCGATCAACCGCTTGGGAGCCGGCCAGTGGTCGTTCGAGGCGAGCACGAGCACGTACGCCCAGGCTCCCGGCGCACCGACCGGGCTGACGGCCCGGGCGGTGGGCACCTCGCGGATCGACCTGTCGTGGAGTGCGCCCCGCGACACCGGCGGCGCCCCGATCCTCGGCTACCGGATCGAGGCCTCCGACGACGGGGGCGGCACCTGGCGGATCGTCCGCCGCAACACGACCTCGAAGGGGACGACGTTCTCCGACGTGAACCTCCAGCCCGCGACCACGCGGCACTACCGGGTCGCGGCGCTCAACACCGCGGGGACCGGGCCGTTCTCGAACACGGCGCGCGCGACGACCGAAGCGACCGTGCCGGGCACGCCCCGGAGTCTCGACGCGGAGGCCGACGGCACCTCGCGGATCGAGCTCTCCTGGCGTGCGCCCACGAGCGACGGGGGCTCGCGCATCACCGGCTACCGGATCGAGGTGTCCGAAGACGGGGGCACCCGGTGGGCGGACCTCGTGGCCAACACGCGCAACACGCGCACGACCTACGCGCACACGGGGCTGGAGCCGGCCACCAGGCGCCACTACCGCGTCTCGGCGATCAACCGGGAGGGCGTGGGCCGGGCGTCGCGGGCGGCGAGCGCCATCACCGACGCGACCGTGCCGGACGCGCCCACCGGGCTGACGGCCACCGCGGTCTCGCCCACGCAGATCGACCTGTTCTGGCTTGCACCCGCCTACGACGGCGGCGCGCCCGTCACCGGCTACCGCATCGAGGCATCGGAGAACGGCACGGCGTGGACCGATCTGCGGACCAACACCCAGTCCAGGGCAACCGCGTTCCAGCACACCGGCCTGCTGCCGGGGAGCACGCGCCACTACCGCGTGTCGGCGATCAACCGGGTGGGCGCCGGCGCGGCGTCGGATACCGCTTCGGCGGCCACGGACGACCCCATCGGGCGCGCGGGACGGCTCAACACGCGCGTGCTGCCGCACGTGGCCTCCGCGATGACCTCGAGCACCGTCTCGGCGATCGCCCGCCGCGTCGACGCGGTGGCCGGCGGGACGGGCATGGCGCGGCGCGTGGAGACGAACGGGCTCTCGTCGATGGCCGCGAGCCTGTCCGCGCCGGACGCGGGAGGCCTTGGCCCCGCGCAGGGCGGCCGGGCCGGCCTGGCCGCGCTCTTCGGCGGCACCTCCTTCACGATGCCCCTGGGGGGCTCCGACGCGCAGCAGCAGTCGGCCACGGGCACGCAGCTGGCGAGCTGGGGCGCGGGCGAGTACCACCACCTCGGCGAGCCGGGCCAGAGCGCCCTCGACTGGAAGGGCGGCATGGTGAGCGCCCACGCCGGCATCGACGCGCGCGTGGGGACGGACCTCCTGGCGGGCGTCGCGGGCTCCTACTCCTCGGGCTCCTTCGACTTCACCGACAGGACCGGCGCCCGTCCGGTGAGGGGCACCTACGGCGCCACGATGGCCAGCGTGCATCCCTACATGGCGTGGTTCTCCGGCGGGGGCGTCGCCTCGGTGTGGGGCTCGGCCGGGCTCGGCCGCGGCGACGTCGAGGTCGACGACGAGCGCGAGGGGTTCCGCACCGCCCCCGCGAGCCTGCTGACGGGGGCGGGGGGCGCGAGCTACCGGCTGCTCACGCGCGGCGCGGGCGGCGTGCGCGTCAGGGCCGAGGGCTGGTACGGCGCGGTCACGGTCGACGGCAACGCGCAGATCGAGGAAGTGACGCTCGAGATGCAGCGCGGCAAGCTCGCGCTCGAGCTGACGCAGGGCTTCCGCGCCGCCGCGGGCCAGGAGATGGCGGTCCTGCTCGAGGGCGGGATGCGCTACGACAACGGCGACGGCGTGACCGGCGCGAGCGCGGAGGTCGGAGGCGGGCTCCGCTACACGAACCCGGGATTGGGAGTGACCGCGGAGGGCCGCGGCCGGTTCGTGATCTCGGCGCGCGCCGGCTACGAGGAATGGGGCATGGGCGGCACGCTCATGTTCGACCCGGCGACCCGCGGCCAGGGGCTCTCGATCCGGGTGGCGCCGTCGTACGGCGACCACACGAGCGGCGTGAACCGGCTCTGGGAGCGCGGGGTGACCGACGCGGTGGGCGGCCACGGCCCGGGCATGGGTCCCGACGTGGACGGCGAGGTGGCGTACGGCATCGCCGGCTTCCACGGCACGCCCTACGGCGGCTTCCACCTGGGCCGGAGTGGCACGCGGGCCTTCTCGAGCGGCGTGCGCTACGAACTCGGGTCGGGGGTCGGACTGCGCCTCGAGGGAACGCGGCGCGAGAGCGGACTCGGCGCCCCGCAACACACCGTCGGCGTCCGCGGGAGGTTGCGGTTCCGATAG